In one Curtobacterium citreum genomic region, the following are encoded:
- a CDS encoding deoxyguanosinetriphosphate triphosphohydrolase — protein sequence MSATASYGPADAERWLPETHGNRRSDFARDRARLLHSSALRRLAAKTQVLSPTTGLDFARNRLTHSLEVAQVGRELADSLGLDPDVVDTACLAHDIGHPPFGHNGETAVNAWAAGIGGFEGNAQTLRLLTRLEPKVYGVGPDDDRPYGLNLTRASLDASCKYPWPAAQGVAEASSGRTKFGFYDDDHDAFEWLRAGAPRRQRCIEAQVMDLSDDIAYSVHDFEDAVVAGFIDVAALGDRVGENDIVTAMHAWVGSDLSRDELLEAFDRLRSLPLWMTSYDGSRRDMARLKNLTSQLIGRFARTATAATRESYASGSLVRFAASVVTPPEIIGEIAVLKGIVAAFVMTQGDRQPVYEDQRRVLTELLDALAATGSADLEPGFAADWRAASDDAGRLRAVVDQVASLTDQGALAWHRRLVVGERETTHIPV from the coding sequence ATGAGCGCCACCGCCTCGTACGGGCCCGCCGACGCCGAGCGCTGGCTGCCCGAGACCCACGGCAACCGTCGGTCCGACTTCGCCCGCGACCGTGCCCGACTGCTGCACTCGAGCGCGCTCCGGCGGCTCGCCGCGAAGACCCAGGTGCTCAGCCCGACCACGGGGCTCGACTTCGCGCGGAACCGCCTGACGCACTCGCTCGAGGTCGCGCAGGTCGGCCGCGAGCTCGCCGACTCGCTCGGGCTCGACCCCGACGTCGTCGACACGGCCTGCTTGGCGCACGACATCGGCCACCCGCCGTTCGGCCACAACGGCGAGACGGCCGTGAACGCCTGGGCTGCCGGGATCGGCGGGTTCGAGGGCAACGCGCAGACCCTGCGTCTGCTCACGCGACTCGAGCCGAAGGTCTACGGCGTCGGTCCGGACGACGACCGTCCGTACGGGCTCAACCTCACCCGGGCCTCCCTCGACGCGAGCTGCAAGTACCCGTGGCCGGCGGCGCAGGGTGTGGCCGAGGCGTCGTCCGGGCGCACGAAGTTCGGCTTCTACGACGACGACCACGACGCCTTCGAGTGGCTCCGTGCGGGGGCTCCCCGCCGGCAGCGGTGCATCGAGGCGCAGGTCATGGACCTGTCCGACGACATCGCGTACTCGGTGCACGACTTCGAGGACGCGGTCGTCGCGGGCTTCATCGACGTGGCGGCGCTCGGCGACCGGGTCGGCGAGAACGACATCGTCACGGCGATGCACGCGTGGGTGGGGTCCGACCTCAGCCGCGACGAGCTGCTCGAGGCCTTCGACCGGCTGCGTTCCCTGCCGCTGTGGATGACCTCGTACGACGGGTCGCGGCGGGACATGGCGCGGCTGAAGAACCTGACGTCGCAGCTCATCGGGCGCTTCGCGCGCACGGCGACGGCGGCGACACGGGAGTCCTACGCGTCCGGGTCGCTCGTGCGGTTCGCGGCGTCCGTCGTCACCCCGCCCGAGATCATCGGGGAGATCGCGGTGCTCAAGGGCATCGTCGCGGCGTTCGTGATGACCCAGGGGGACCGGCAGCCGGTGTACGAGGACCAGCGTCGCGTCCTCACCGAGCTGCTCGACGCCCTCGCGGCGACGGGGAGCGCGGACCTCGAGCCGGGCTTCGCGGCGGACTGGCGAGCGGCGTCCGACGACGCCGGGCGGCTGCGGGCCGTGGTCGACCAGGTGGCGAGCCTGACCGACCAGGGGGCACTGGCGTGGCACAGGCGGCTCGTCGTCGGTGAGCGGGAGACGACGCACATCCCGGTCTGA
- the dnaG gene encoding DNA primase translates to MAGRIARNDIDEVRSRVNIADVVGDYVTLKSAGVGSLKGLCPFHDERSPSFHVRPQVGRYHCFGCGEDGDVFEFIIKQDHTTFQEAVERMAAKIGFTLHYEEGDGPRTDYNQRARLIAVNEAALAFYQAQLTTVGAEPARRFLGERGFDPAAAQHFGVGFAPQSYDATREHLRSRGFSMDEILAAGLAGQGDRSPYDRFRGRLMWPIRDVTGATIGFGARRLLDDDKGPKYLNTPETPIYHKSQVLYGLDLARRDISKQKQVVIVEGYTDVMACHLAGVTTAVATCGTSFGVDHIKVLRPMLGDSAGAHLSQLGDIVFTFDPDEAGQRAAARAFAEESRFASQTYVAVAPGGLDPCDLRLTRGDAAIERLVETKRPMFEFMIRRRLASHDIETAEGRVAGLRDAAPVVAGIRDRTLASAYVRETAKWLGIDIPEVRRAVENARQRQGSTRQDQSGGSVPVGQAGPGGELVAPPEEPVAGLRLLPNDPVTRMERDAVMAMVQQPGYVGTPLIWLAASATFSAPMLSVVRDAVVANVDAIGAGDWLDRLLQDVPAPFRGLVQELALAPIPARTDEDLALYARSIVQALVERDLLARKAALLGQLQRADPHEQGDRRAEIQRELVELDAQRMRLRADGEASA, encoded by the coding sequence GTGGCTGGCAGGATCGCGCGGAACGACATCGACGAGGTCCGCTCGCGTGTCAACATCGCCGACGTCGTCGGCGACTACGTCACGCTGAAGTCCGCCGGTGTCGGGTCGCTCAAGGGCCTCTGCCCCTTCCACGACGAGCGATCCCCGTCCTTCCACGTGCGGCCCCAGGTCGGTCGGTACCACTGCTTCGGGTGCGGTGAGGACGGCGACGTCTTCGAGTTCATCATCAAGCAGGACCACACGACCTTCCAGGAAGCCGTCGAGCGGATGGCGGCGAAGATCGGCTTCACCCTCCACTACGAAGAAGGCGACGGACCCCGCACCGACTACAACCAGCGCGCGCGGCTGATCGCCGTGAACGAAGCCGCGCTGGCGTTCTACCAGGCGCAGCTCACGACCGTGGGCGCGGAACCCGCCCGCCGGTTCCTCGGGGAGCGCGGGTTCGATCCCGCCGCCGCGCAGCACTTCGGGGTCGGCTTCGCGCCGCAGTCGTACGACGCGACGCGCGAGCACCTGCGCAGCCGCGGGTTCTCGATGGACGAGATCCTCGCCGCCGGACTCGCCGGCCAGGGGGACCGGTCGCCGTACGACCGCTTCCGCGGACGCCTGATGTGGCCGATCCGCGACGTCACCGGCGCGACGATCGGCTTCGGTGCGCGTCGCCTGCTCGACGACGACAAGGGGCCGAAGTACCTCAACACCCCCGAGACGCCGATCTACCACAAGAGCCAGGTGCTCTACGGGCTCGACCTCGCCCGGCGGGACATCTCGAAGCAGAAGCAGGTCGTGATCGTCGAGGGCTACACCGACGTGATGGCGTGCCACCTCGCGGGCGTGACCACCGCGGTCGCGACGTGCGGCACGTCCTTCGGGGTCGACCACATCAAGGTCCTGCGGCCGATGCTCGGCGACTCGGCCGGTGCGCACCTGTCGCAGCTCGGCGACATCGTCTTCACGTTCGACCCGGACGAGGCCGGGCAGCGTGCCGCGGCACGCGCCTTCGCCGAGGAGAGCCGGTTCGCCTCGCAGACCTACGTCGCGGTCGCGCCGGGTGGCCTCGACCCGTGCGACCTCCGGCTGACGCGCGGTGACGCCGCGATCGAGCGGCTCGTCGAGACCAAGCGCCCGATGTTCGAGTTCATGATCCGTCGCCGATTGGCGTCCCACGACATCGAGACCGCCGAGGGCCGGGTCGCCGGGCTCCGCGACGCCGCACCCGTCGTGGCCGGCATCCGCGACCGCACCCTGGCCAGCGCCTACGTCCGCGAGACCGCCAAGTGGCTCGGTATCGACATCCCGGAGGTCCGGCGCGCGGTCGAGAACGCGCGGCAGCGGCAGGGATCGACTCGCCAGGACCAGTCAGGAGGCTCGGTGCCGGTCGGACAGGCGGGTCCCGGTGGCGAGCTGGTCGCCCCTCCGGAGGAGCCCGTGGCCGGGCTTCGACTGCTGCCGAACGACCCGGTCACCCGGATGGAGCGCGACGCCGTGATGGCGATGGTGCAGCAGCCCGGGTACGTCGGGACGCCGCTGATCTGGCTCGCTGCATCGGCGACGTTCTCGGCGCCGATGCTGTCGGTCGTCCGTGACGCCGTCGTGGCCAACGTCGACGCGATCGGCGCGGGGGACTGGCTCGACCGGCTGCTGCAGGACGTGCCGGCGCCGTTCCGCGGCCTCGTGCAGGAGCTCGCGCTCGCGCCGATCCCAGCCCGCACCGACGAGGACCTCGCGCTCTACGCCCGGAGCATCGTGCAGGCCCTGGTCGAGCGTGACCTGCTCGCCCGCAAGGCCGCGCTCCTCGGGCAGCTGCAGCGCGCCGACCCGCACGAGCAGGGCGACCGCCGCGCCGAGATCCAGCGAGAGCTCGTGGAGCTCGACGCCCAGCGCATGCGGCTCCGGGCCGACGGCGAGGCGTCCGCCTAG
- a CDS encoding ABC transporter substrate-binding protein, giving the protein MASVTKWGKRGLALGAGAAATALVLTGCASSSVSDTALNGISIGTTDKITSLDPAGSYDNGSFAVQNQVFPFLMNTPVNSPDVKPDIATKGEFTNPTTYTVTLKKGLQFANGHDLTSSDVKFSFERELKINNENGPQSLLANLKSIDTPDDTTVVFNLDHADQTWPQVLSSPAGPIVDEQVFSADKLTPAADIVKGKAFAGQYEITSYKENDTIQYKANPKYDGLLGKAKTDEVTASYYTKETDLKLAVQKGDVDVAYRSLTPTDIADLRKDSKLEVTDGPGGEIRYLVFNFNTQPFGASQSDKDETKALAVRQAVADVVDREKLAKDVYNDTYSPLYSMVPEGLTGAAKPFEQLYGDGNGGPSVDKAKETLSKAGVTGKVQLDIQYAPDHYGSTSDDEYAELKTQLENSGLFTVNIQSTVYTTYAQERTKDAYPVYQLGWFPDFSDADNYLSPFFTKENFVQNHYDDPTIQDLISQEQQESDKSKRADLIEQAQEREATQISTLPLLQGKSVAVASKDVKGLVLDSSYKFRYATLSK; this is encoded by the coding sequence ATGGCATCCGTGACCAAGTGGGGCAAGCGCGGTCTCGCGCTCGGCGCCGGGGCAGCAGCGACGGCGCTGGTGCTCACGGGCTGCGCGAGCAGCAGCGTCTCCGACACCGCCCTGAACGGCATCAGCATCGGCACGACGGACAAGATCACGTCCCTCGACCCGGCGGGCTCCTACGACAACGGCTCCTTCGCCGTGCAGAACCAGGTGTTCCCGTTCCTGATGAACACCCCGGTCAACAGCCCGGACGTGAAGCCGGACATCGCCACCAAGGGCGAGTTCACGAACCCGACGACGTACACCGTCACGCTCAAGAAGGGCCTGCAGTTCGCGAACGGCCACGACCTCACGTCGAGCGACGTGAAGTTCTCGTTCGAGCGCGAGCTGAAGATCAACAACGAGAACGGCCCGCAGTCGCTGCTCGCCAACCTCAAGAGCATCGACACCCCGGACGACACGACGGTGGTGTTCAACCTCGACCACGCCGACCAGACCTGGCCGCAGGTGCTCTCGAGCCCCGCCGGCCCGATCGTCGACGAGCAGGTGTTCTCGGCCGACAAGCTCACGCCCGCGGCCGACATCGTCAAGGGCAAGGCGTTCGCCGGGCAGTACGAGATCACCTCGTACAAGGAGAACGACACCATCCAGTACAAGGCGAACCCGAAGTACGACGGGCTCCTCGGCAAGGCGAAGACCGACGAGGTCACCGCCAGCTACTACACCAAGGAGACCGACCTCAAGCTCGCCGTGCAGAAGGGCGACGTCGACGTGGCGTACCGCTCCCTGACGCCGACCGACATCGCGGACCTCCGTAAGGACTCCAAGCTCGAGGTCACCGACGGCCCCGGCGGCGAGATCCGCTACCTGGTCTTCAACTTCAACACGCAGCCGTTCGGTGCGAGCCAGTCCGACAAGGACGAGACGAAGGCCCTCGCGGTCCGTCAGGCCGTCGCCGACGTCGTCGACCGCGAGAAGCTCGCCAAGGACGTCTACAACGACACCTACTCGCCGCTGTACTCGATGGTCCCCGAGGGCCTGACCGGTGCCGCGAAGCCGTTCGAGCAGCTCTACGGCGACGGCAACGGTGGTCCGAGCGTCGACAAGGCGAAGGAGACACTGTCCAAGGCCGGCGTCACCGGCAAGGTCCAGCTCGACATCCAGTACGCGCCGGACCACTACGGCTCGACCTCGGACGACGAGTACGCCGAGCTCAAGACGCAGCTCGAGAACTCGGGCCTGTTCACCGTGAACATCCAGTCGACGGTCTACACGACGTACGCGCAGGAGCGCACGAAGGACGCCTACCCGGTGTACCAGCTCGGTTGGTTCCCGGACTTCTCGGACGCCGACAACTACCTGTCGCCGTTCTTCACGAAGGAGAACTTCGTGCAGAACCACTACGACGACCCGACGATCCAGGACCTGATCTCGCAGGAGCAGCAGGAATCGGACAAGAGCAAGCGTGCCGACCTGATCGAGCAGGCGCAGGAGCGTGAGGCCACCCAGATCTCGACGCTGCCGCTGCTGCAGGGCAAGTCGGTCGCGGTCGCCTCGAAGGACGTCAAGGGCCTGGTCCTCGACTCCTCGTACAAGTTCCGCTACGCCACCCTCTCCAAGTAA
- a CDS encoding ABC transporter permease, with amino-acid sequence MTFSTPEATSELATDPTKPQAQRRARGQGGGLGRYILVRFLLIFPTVFILVTLVFFLMRVIGNPITASVGGRLTPAQLQERLHAAGYDRPVIVQYLEYLGNIVRGDFGTTSTDNRPITEIIVTYGGATAELVFWALIVALVLGIPLGMLAAYVRDKWPDVLFRALAILTYATPVFFGGLLLKLVFSVWLGWLPLGDRASTRVSLVLDNIPGATGIYIVDALRTGNAQIIGDVLAHAVLPALTLGLLTAGIFLRLVRANMIGTLGSEYVDAARSRGVREARLVRTHAFRPALVPIITVMGLQIAMLLGGSVLTETTFGWRGLGFELNQYLSARDFVAVQGIVAMLAVIVAVTNFVVDVVAALIDPRVRF; translated from the coding sequence GTGACCTTCAGCACCCCGGAGGCGACCTCGGAGCTGGCCACCGACCCCACCAAGCCCCAGGCACAGCGACGTGCCCGCGGGCAGGGCGGCGGGCTCGGCCGGTACATCCTGGTCCGCTTCCTCCTCATCTTCCCGACCGTGTTCATCCTGGTCACGCTCGTCTTCTTCCTGATGCGCGTCATCGGCAACCCGATCACCGCGTCCGTCGGTGGTCGCCTGACGCCGGCGCAGCTCCAGGAGCGCCTGCACGCCGCCGGGTACGACCGGCCGGTCATCGTGCAGTACCTCGAGTACCTCGGCAACATCGTCCGCGGCGACTTCGGCACGACGTCGACCGACAACCGTCCGATCACCGAGATCATCGTCACGTACGGCGGTGCCACCGCGGAGCTCGTGTTCTGGGCGCTCATCGTGGCGCTCGTCCTCGGCATCCCGCTCGGCATGCTCGCCGCGTACGTCCGCGACAAGTGGCCGGACGTGCTGTTCCGTGCGCTCGCGATCCTGACCTACGCGACGCCGGTCTTCTTCGGCGGCCTGCTGCTCAAGCTCGTCTTCTCGGTGTGGCTCGGGTGGCTGCCGCTCGGCGACCGCGCGTCGACCCGGGTGTCGCTCGTCCTCGACAACATCCCGGGCGCGACCGGCATCTACATCGTCGACGCGCTCCGCACCGGCAACGCCCAGATCATCGGCGACGTGCTCGCGCACGCCGTTCTGCCCGCGCTGACGCTCGGGCTGCTCACCGCCGGCATCTTCCTGCGCCTGGTGCGCGCCAACATGATCGGCACGCTCGGCTCCGAGTACGTCGACGCGGCCCGCTCGCGCGGCGTCCGGGAGGCTCGCCTCGTCCGGACGCACGCGTTCCGTCCGGCGCTGGTCCCGATCATCACCGTGATGGGTCTGCAGATCGCCATGCTGCTCGGCGGCTCGGTGCTCACCGAGACCACCTTCGGCTGGCGAGGACTCGGCTTCGAGCTCAACCAGTACCTGTCGGCCCGCGACTTCGTCGCGGTCCAGGGCATCGTCGCGATGCTCGCCGTGATCGTCGCCGTGACGAACTTCGTCGTCGACGTCGTCGCGGCGCTCATCGACCCGAGAGTGAGGTTCTAG
- a CDS encoding ABC transporter permease yields MADVSLVDRHEPLWKRLPVVVQLRRSTGWQRAMLITGVVICALYLIVAIAAPLIAPYGFGQLQGADGQGFPRTGAPSPEHIWGTTVGGFDVFSRVVFGARTAVLVVIVAVVVSITIGVILGMVSGYLGGWLDRVLVVVADAIYAFPSLLLAIVVSIVISGGNSSYSGGIVAAAISITVVYVPQYFRVVRAEAVRLKNEAFVESARVVGTNPWRIMTRHVLRNSTRSLPLILTLNASDAILTLAGLGFLGFGIGPTAGAEWGYDLSRALSDVASGVWWTGVFPGVAIVVLVLGVTFIGESLNDISDPRLRARRRLKQLVSRKQAATTEGATA; encoded by the coding sequence ATGGCCGACGTCTCGCTCGTCGACCGCCACGAGCCGCTCTGGAAGCGGCTGCCCGTGGTGGTCCAGCTCCGCCGGAGCACCGGCTGGCAGCGCGCCATGCTCATCACCGGCGTGGTCATCTGCGCCCTGTACCTGATCGTCGCGATCGCGGCGCCGCTCATCGCCCCGTACGGCTTCGGCCAGCTGCAGGGCGCCGACGGCCAGGGCTTCCCGCGCACCGGTGCTCCGAGCCCCGAGCACATCTGGGGCACCACGGTCGGCGGGTTCGACGTGTTCAGCCGCGTCGTGTTCGGCGCGCGGACCGCGGTGCTCGTGGTCATCGTCGCCGTGGTCGTCTCGATCACGATCGGCGTCATCCTCGGCATGGTGTCCGGCTACCTGGGCGGCTGGCTCGACCGGGTGCTCGTCGTCGTGGCGGACGCGATCTACGCGTTCCCGTCGCTGCTCCTGGCGATCGTCGTCTCGATCGTCATCTCCGGCGGCAACTCGAGCTACTCCGGCGGCATCGTCGCCGCGGCCATCTCGATCACGGTCGTCTACGTGCCGCAGTACTTCCGCGTCGTCCGTGCCGAGGCCGTCCGGCTGAAGAACGAGGCCTTCGTCGAGTCCGCCCGCGTGGTGGGCACGAACCCGTGGCGGATCATGACGCGCCACGTGCTCCGGAACTCGACGCGGTCGCTCCCGCTCATCCTCACGCTCAACGCGAGCGACGCGATCCTGACGCTCGCCGGCCTCGGGTTCCTCGGGTTCGGCATCGGCCCGACCGCGGGCGCCGAGTGGGGCTACGACCTCAGCCGCGCGCTGTCGGACGTCGCCTCCGGCGTCTGGTGGACCGGCGTGTTCCCCGGCGTCGCGATCGTCGTGCTCGTGCTCGGCGTGACCTTCATCGGCGAGAGCCTCAACGACATCTCCGACCCGCGTCTCCGCGCCCGTCGCCGGCTGAAGCAGCTGGTGTCGCGCAAGCAGGCCGCGACCACGGAAGGGGCGACGGCATGA
- a CDS encoding ABC transporter ATP-binding protein yields MTGAANDQQHAPVAVVDDLTVTFATDGGAVDAVKGVSLDVRPGEVLALVGESGSGKSVTARSMLRLMPETATLGGAVYLDGTDVVSVGPAKLRELRGTAGAMVFQEPSTALNPVFTVGWQIAEGLRAHGGVSKKEARAKAVDYLRRVGIPDPEQRVDHYPHQFSGGQKQRVVIASALALEPSVIIADEPTTALDVTVQAEILDLLRRCRDEFGAAIVIITHNMGVVADLADRVAVMYQGEVVEEAPVAELFAAPQADYTKKLLAAVPRLEASTGTARRAAITEDVEPLVSARGLEIEYPGRLGSPAFRAVKGVDLAIRPGEVLGLVGESGSGKTTIGRAIAGLTRITGGSLNVLGTEMLGYRERDFKRHRKDIGFVFQDPATSFNPLLTIAECVAEPLVVHGEVRNPRAARKRVDELLEAVQLPAAYGDRYPHELSGGQRQRASLARSLALRPKLLIADEPTSALDVSVQARVLELFLELQQDLGFASLFISHDLAVVGALSDRIAVLYRGDLVETGTTAEVLGAPQHPYTQRLLASLPVPDPAEQAERRRTLVELEHAGS; encoded by the coding sequence ATGACCGGCGCAGCGAACGACCAGCAGCACGCACCCGTCGCGGTCGTCGACGACCTGACCGTCACCTTCGCGACCGACGGCGGCGCCGTCGACGCCGTGAAAGGTGTCAGCCTGGACGTCCGTCCCGGCGAGGTCCTGGCCCTGGTCGGCGAGTCCGGATCGGGCAAGTCCGTCACGGCCCGGAGCATGCTCCGCCTCATGCCGGAGACGGCGACGCTCGGCGGCGCGGTGTACCTCGACGGGACCGACGTCGTCAGCGTCGGCCCGGCGAAGCTGCGGGAGCTCCGCGGGACCGCCGGTGCGATGGTGTTCCAGGAGCCGTCCACGGCGCTCAACCCGGTCTTCACGGTCGGGTGGCAGATCGCCGAGGGCCTCCGGGCGCACGGCGGCGTCTCGAAGAAGGAGGCGCGGGCTAAGGCGGTCGACTACCTGCGGCGGGTGGGCATCCCCGACCCGGAGCAGCGCGTCGACCACTACCCGCACCAGTTCTCCGGCGGGCAGAAGCAGCGCGTCGTCATCGCGTCCGCCCTGGCCCTCGAGCCGAGCGTCATCATCGCCGACGAGCCGACCACCGCGCTCGACGTGACGGTGCAGGCGGAGATCCTCGACCTGCTCCGCCGCTGCCGCGACGAGTTCGGCGCGGCGATCGTCATCATCACGCACAACATGGGCGTCGTCGCCGACCTGGCCGACCGCGTCGCCGTGATGTACCAGGGCGAGGTGGTCGAGGAGGCCCCGGTCGCCGAGCTCTTCGCGGCGCCGCAGGCCGACTACACGAAGAAGCTCCTGGCCGCCGTGCCTCGGCTCGAGGCCTCGACCGGGACCGCCCGTCGTGCCGCGATCACCGAGGACGTCGAGCCGCTCGTGTCGGCCCGCGGGCTGGAGATCGAGTACCCGGGCCGGCTCGGCTCTCCGGCGTTCCGCGCGGTGAAGGGCGTCGACCTGGCGATCCGTCCGGGCGAGGTCCTCGGCCTGGTGGGGGAGTCCGGCTCCGGCAAGACCACCATCGGCCGGGCCATCGCAGGACTCACCCGGATCACGGGCGGCTCGCTGAACGTCCTCGGGACCGAGATGCTGGGGTACCGCGAACGGGACTTCAAGCGGCACCGGAAGGACATCGGGTTCGTCTTCCAGGACCCGGCGACCTCGTTCAACCCGCTGCTGACGATCGCGGAGTGCGTCGCCGAACCCCTCGTCGTGCACGGCGAGGTCCGGAACCCCCGAGCCGCCCGGAAGCGCGTCGACGAGTTGCTCGAGGCGGTGCAGCTGCCCGCCGCGTACGGCGACCGCTACCCGCACGAGCTCTCCGGTGGCCAGCGGCAGCGCGCGTCGCTCGCCCGGTCGCTCGCGCTCCGGCCGAAGCTGCTCATCGCGGACGAGCCGACGAGCGCGCTCGACGTGTCCGTGCAGGCCCGCGTGCTCGAGCTGTTCCTCGAGCTCCAGCAGGACCTCGGCTTCGCCTCGCTGTTCATCAGCCACGACCTGGCGGTCGTGGGGGCGCTGTCTGACCGCATCGCGGTCCTCTACCGTGGCGACCTCGTGGAGACCGGCACGACCGCCGAGGTGCTCGGCGCGCCGCAGCACCCGTACACGCAGCGGCTCCTCGCGTCGCTGCCGGTCCCGGACCCGGCCGAGCAGGCCGAGCGACGGCGTACGCTGGTCGAACTGGAGCACGCCGGGTCCTGA